The Pseudomonas sp. Marseille-Q3773 DNA window TTGCACAACGACATCGGCGGCCTTGGCCATCTTGCTTGCTACCTCAAGTGATGGGACGGTGGAAGTCCGGAAATGCGCAGCACGGTACGCTGGCATCGCTTGGCTCAGGGCCAGAAGTGCCCCGAATCAAAGTCTTGACGAAAGGTCGGTACGGAAAAGTCACGCTGATTTGGCGGAATGTTGTCCGGCGCTGCAAGCGCGGTCTCATGTGGGGCAGGCGCACCTGCCCACATGAGACCGTGCATGCCGGGCTTTTACGCCACAAAGACAAAACCCCTACCTGCATGCGCAGATAGGGGTTTTGCGAAATGAATCTTGACGATGACCTACTCTCACATGGGGAAGCCCCACACTACCATCGGCGATGCATCGTTTCACTGCTGAGTTCGGGATGGGATCAGGTGGTTCCAATGCTCTATGGTCGTCAAGAAATTCTGTTGCCAGAACGTCTTGGTAGACACTCCAGCGAATCCGGATATGTGATGTTCGTGGTTCGTTGCGAACTTTCGGTTCGTATCATCTTCACCACCGCAATCTGCGTCAGCAAATTGCTTGGGTGTTATATGGTCAAGCCTCACGGGCAATTAGTATTGGTTAGCTCAACGCCTCACAGCGCTTACACACCCAACCTATCAACGTCGTAGTCTTCGACGGCCCTTCAGGGAACTCAAGGTTCCAGTGAGATCTCATCTTGAGGCAAGTTTCCCGCTTAGATGCTTTCAGCGGTTATCTCTTCCGAACATAGCTACCCGGCAATGCCACTGGCGTGACAACCGGAACACCAGAGGTTCGTCCACTCCGGTCCTCTCGTACTAGGAGCAGCCCCTCTCAAATCTCAAACGTCCACGGCAGATAGGGACCGAACTGTCTCACGACGTTCTAAACCCAGCTCGCGTACCACTTTAAATGGCGAACAGCCATACCCTTGGGACCGGCTTCAGCCCCAGGATGTGATGAGCCGACATCGAGGTGCCAAACACCGCCGTCGATATGAACTCTTGGGCGGTATCAGCCTGTTATCCCCGGAGTACCTTTTATCCGTTGAGCGATGGCCCTTCCATACAGAACCACCGGATCACTAAGACCTACTTTCGTACCTGCTCGACGTGTTTGTCTCGCAGTCAAGCGCGCTTTTGCCTTTATACTCTACGACCGATTTCCGACCGGTCTGAGCGCACCTTCGTACTCCTCCGTTACTCTTTGGGAGGAGACCGCCCCAGTCAAACTACCCACCATACACTGTCCTCGATCCGGATAACGGACCTGAGTTAGAACCTCAAAGTTGCCAGGGTGGTATTTCAAGGATGGCTCCATGAGAACTGGCGTCCCCACTTCAAAGCCTCCCACCTATCCTACACAAGCAAATTCAAAGTCCAGTGCAAAGCTATAGTAAAGGTTCACGGGGTCTTTCCGTCTAGCCGCGGATACACTGCATCTTCACAGCGATTTCAATTTCACTGAGTCTCGGGTGGAGACAGCGCCGCCATCGTTACGCCATTCGTGCAGGTCGGAACTTACCCGACAAGGAATTTCGCTACCTTAGGACCGTTATAGTTACGGCCGCCGTTTACCGGGGCTTCGATCAAGAGCTTCGCTTGCGCTAACCCCATCAATTAACCTTCCGGCACCGGGCAGGCGTCACACCCTATACGTCCACTTTCGTGTTTGCAGAGTGCTGTGTTTTTAATAAACAGTCGCAGCGGCCTGGTATCTTCGACCGGCATGGGCTTACGGAGCAAGTCCTTCACCCTCGCCGGCGCACCTTCTCCCGAAGTTACGGTGCCATTTTGCCTAGTTCCTTCACCCGAGTTCTCTCAAGCGCCTTGGTATTCTCTACCTAACCACCTGTGTCGGTTTGGGGTACGGTTCCCAGTTATCTGAAGCTTAGGAGCTTTTCTTGGAAGCATGGTATCAACCACTTCGTCGCCTAGAGGCAACTCGTCATCAGCTCTCGGCCTTGAAATCCCGGATTTGCCTAAGATTTCAGCCTACCACCTTAAACCTGGACAACCAACGCCAGGCTGGCCTAACCTTCTCCGTCCCTCCATCGCAATAACTGGAAGTACAGGAATATTAACCTGTTTTCCATCGACTACGCTTTTCAGCCTCGCCTTAGGGACCGACTAACCCTGCGTCGATTAACGTTGCGCAGGAAACCTTGGTCTTTCGGCGTGCGAGTTTTTCACTCGCATTGTCGTTACTCATGTCAGCATTCGCACTTCTGATACCTCCAGCAAGCTTCTCAACTCACCTTCACAGGCTTACAGAACGCTCCTCTACCGCGTCATCAACGATGACACCCGTAGCTTCGGTGCATGGTTTGAGCCCCGTTACATCTTCCGCGCAGGCCGACTCGACTAGTGAGCTATTACGCTTTCTTTAAAGGGTGGCTGCTTCTAAGCCAACCTCCTAGCTGTCTAAGCCTTCCCACATCGTTTCCCACTTAACCATGACTTTGGGACCTTAGCTGACGGTCTGGGTTGTTTCCCTTTTCACGACGGACGTTAGCACCCGCCGTGTGTCTCCCATGCTCGGCACTTCCAGGTATTCGGAGTTTGCATCGGTTTGGTAAGTCGGGATGACCCCCTAGCCGAAACAGTGCTCTACCCCCTGGAGTGATACATGAGGCGCTACCTAAATAGCTTTCGAGGAGAACCAGCTATCTCCGAGCTTGATTAGCCTTTCACTCCGATCCACAGGTCATCCGCTAACTTTTCAACGGTAGTCGGTTCGGTCCTCCAGTCAGTGTTACCTAACCTTCAACCTGCCCATGGATAGATCGCCCGGTTTCGGGTCTATACCCAGCGACTAAACGCCCTATTAAGACTCGCTTTCGCTACGCCTCCCCTATTCGGTTAAGCTCGCCACTGAATATAAGTCGCTGACCCATTATACAAAAGGTACGCAGTCACCTAACAAAGTAGGCTCCCACTGCTTGTACGCATACGGTTTCAGGTTCTATTTCACTCCCCTCTCCGGGGTTCTTTTCGCCTTTCCCTCACGGTACTGGTTCACTATCGGTCAGTCAGTAGTATTTAGCCTTGGAGGATGGTCCCCCCATGTTCAGACAAAGTTTCTCGTGCTCCGTCCTACTCGATTTCATTGAAAAGAGATTTTCGTGTACGGGGCTATCACCCACTATGGCCGCACTTTCCAGAGCGTTCCACTAATCTCAAACCAACTTAAGGGCTGGTCCCCGTTCGCTCGCCACTACTAAGGGAATCTCGGTTGATTTCTTTTCCTCAGGGTACTTAGATGTTTCAGTTCCCCTGGTTCGCCTCTTGCACCTATGTATTCAGTGCAAGATACTCAGCTTGTGCTGAGTGGGTTCCCCCATTCAGAGATCTCTGGATCACAGTCTGTTTGCCGACTCCCCAAAGCTTATCGCAGGCTACCACGTCTTTCATCGCCTCTGACTGCCAAGGCATCCACCGTATGCGCTTCTTCACTTGACCATATAACCCCAAGCAATCTGGTTATACTGTGAAGACGACATTCGCCGAAAATTCGCATGTTGCTCTTTCGAGCAGAACTCACAAATTTTACCTTAGCCTGATTAACCAGCAGTGAAACTGGCCATCAGTCTATATCTATCACATATCCGAATTTTTAAAGAACGATCTGACAAAAGCCAGAAATCAACATTCGAAGCGAATGCTCATTTCTGAGTTTGATCAAGTGCAACATTTCACAACAGCAGAAAGTGGTGGAGCCAAGCGGGATCGAACCGCTGACCTCCTGCGTGCAAGGCAGGCGCTCTCCCAGCTGAGCTATGGCCCCGCATATTGGTAGGTCTGGGCAGATTTGAACTGCCGACCTCACCCTTATCAGGGGTGCGCTCTAACCAACTGAGCTACAGACCTATATAGGGTCTTGATCGTCTTCAACCATGAATCAAGCAATTCGTGTGGGAGCTCATCAGCAGGCTGATGTCGTCGATTAAGGAGGTGATCCAGCCGCAGGTTCCCCTACGGCTACCTTGTTACGACTTCACCCCAGTCATGAATCACACCGTGGTAACCGTCCCCCCGAAGGTTAGACTAGCTACTTCTGGTGCAACCCACTCCCATGGTGTGACGGGCGGTGTGTACAAGGCCCGGGAACGTATTCACCGCGACATTCTGATTCGCGATTACTAGCGATTCCGACTTCACGCAGTCGAGTTGCAGACTGCGATCCGGACTACGATCGGTTTTGTGAGATTAGCTCCACCTCGCGGCTTGGCAACCCTCTGTACCGACCATTGTAGCACGTGTGTAGCCCAGGCCGTAAGGGCCATGATGACTTGACGTCATCCCCACCTTCCTCCGGTTTGTCACCGGCAGTCTCCTTAGAGTGCCCACCATGACGTGCTGGTAACTAAGGACAAGGGTTGCGCTCGTTACGGGACTTAACCCAACATCTCACGACACGAGCTGACGACAGCCATGCAGCACCTGTGTCAGAGTTCCCGAAGGCACCAATCCATCTCTGGAAAGTTCTCTGCATGTCAAGGCCTGGTAAGGTTCTTCGCGTTGCTTCGAATTAAACCACATGCTCCACCGCTTGTGCGGGCCCCCGTCAATTCATTTGAGTTTTAACCTTGCGGCCGTACTCCCCAGGCGGTCAACTTAATGCGTTAGCTGCGCCACTAAAATCTCAAGGATTCCAACGGCTAGTTGACATCGTTTACGGCGTGGACTACCAGGGTATCTAATCCTGTTTGCTCCCCACGCTTTCGCACCTCAGTGTCAGTATCAGTCCAGGTGGTCGCCTTCGCCACTGGTGTTCCTTCCTATATCTACGCATTTCACCGCTACACAGGAAATTCCACCACCCTCTACCGTACTCTAGCTCGCCAGTTTTGGATGCAGTTCCCAGGTTGAGCCCGGGGCTTTCACATCCAACTTAACGAACCACCTACGCGCGCTTTACGCCCAGTAATTCCGATTAACGCTTGCACCCTCTGTATTACCGCGGCTGCTGGCACAGAGTTAGCCGGTGCTTATTCTGTCGGTAACGTCAAAACAGCAAGGTATTAACTTACTGCCCTTCCTCCCAACTTAAAGTGCTTTACAATCCGAAGACCTTCTTCACACACGCGGCATGGCTGGATCAGGCTTTCGCCCATTGTCCAATATTCCCCACTGCTGCCTCCCGTAGGAGTCTGGACCGTGTCTCAGTTCCAGTGTGACTGATCATCCTCTCAGACCAGTTACGGATCGTCGCCTTGGTGAGCCATTACCTCACCAACTAGCTAATCCGACCTAGGCTCATCTGATAGCGCAAGGCCCGAAGGTCCCCTGCTTTCTCCCGTAGGACGTATGCGGTATTAGCGTTCCTTTCGAAACGTTGTCCCCCACTACCAGGCAGATTCCTAGGCATTACTCACCCGTCCGCCGCTGAATCAAGGAGCAAGCTCCCGTCATCCGCTCGACTTGCATGTGTTAGGCCTGCCGCCAGCGTTCAATCTGAGCCATGATCAAACTCTTCAGTTCAATACTGCTTGGGTTTTTTGAGAAAACCCTAAACTTGGCTCAGCAATCTCAAATGACTATGTGATTTCTCGCATGGCCACTTGTGATGCTGATAATCTTTGTGACTATCAGTCCGTACTCACAAGCACCCACACGAATTGCTTGATTCGATTTGTTAAAGAGCGTTTGGCCAAGAGCGTTTCGTCTCAACCGAGGCGCGCATTCTACGCTTTCCTCATTGACTGTCAAGCGTTTATTTTGAAGTTTTTTAGATCCAGTTCCTTTCGAAACCTTTTAACTTCAACAGCTTACCGTCTTTCCCGTAGCGTTCATCGCTGCGAGGAGGCGAATAATACGCGCTTTGAAATCAGAGTCAACACCTTGATCTGAAAAAACTTTCTTGCAGCGCTGGCGGCGTGCCGGCAACTAATGGAAGCGCCGCGAATCTGTAAAGGAACACCCCCAACGGAGCGGAGCGGCCATGAGCGATGCGCAAAGCGAGAAAACCCCAGGCCTGTCGGCGGATGAAGAGCAGGAAGTCAGCCTGAACCAACCGCCCCGCGCAGCAGTGCTGCACGAGATCATTCGCTACCAGGGCGACCAGGAGCTGGAGCGTACCCTCGCAGCACTCTGGTGGTCAGCCCTCGCTGCCGGTTTGTCCATGGGACTCTCGCTCATGGCCATGGGTCTCTTCTACGCCCGGCTTCCGCAAGGTGAAAGCGCTCAGGTGGTCGCCAGTATTGGCTACAGCGCCGGCTTCCTGGCCGTGATACTGGCACGTCAGCAACTGTTCACGGAAAACACCCTGACCGCCGTCCTGCCCGTCATGACCGCCCCTACCCTGGCCAACTTCGGGCGCCTGCTGCGGCTGTGGAGCGTGGTACTGCTTGGCAACCTGGCCGGCACTCTGCTGGTGGCCTGGGTCATGCTGGAACTGCCGATCTTCGACAGCAAGACCGACGTTGCCTTCCTCGAAGTAGGCCGCAAGGTCATGCACAACGACATCAGCCAGATGTTCGCCAAAGGCATCGTGTCGGGCTGGATGATCGCCACCATGGTGTGGATGATTCCGTCGATGGAGCACGCCAAGATCTGGATCATCCTGATGATTACCTACCTGATGGCCCTCGGCGACTTCACCCATATCGTGGTCGGCTCGGTCGAAGTGTCCTACCTGGTGTGGGCCGGCGATGAAACCTGGCGCAGCTTCTGGCTGGAGTTCGCCCTGCCGACCCTGGCCGGCAACATCATCGGTGGCAGTTTCATCTTCGGTTTGATCAGCCATGCGCAGGTGCGCAGCGACAGCGGCAAGCCGCCTTCGCGGCTATTGGAAGACAACCCGGCAGGCGACCGTCGCCGCAAGGATGGCCAACAATGAGCCGAAACGCGGTTGTTCACCAGGTCGCCTGCAATTTTGCCGGCGGGGT harbors:
- a CDS encoding formate/nitrite transporter family protein, with protein sequence MSDAQSEKTPGLSADEEQEVSLNQPPRAAVLHEIIRYQGDQELERTLAALWWSALAAGLSMGLSLMAMGLFYARLPQGESAQVVASIGYSAGFLAVILARQQLFTENTLTAVLPVMTAPTLANFGRLLRLWSVVLLGNLAGTLLVAWVMLELPIFDSKTDVAFLEVGRKVMHNDISQMFAKGIVSGWMIATMVWMIPSMEHAKIWIILMITYLMALGDFTHIVVGSVEVSYLVWAGDETWRSFWLEFALPTLAGNIIGGSFIFGLISHAQVRSDSGKPPSRLLEDNPAGDRRRKDGQQ